The stretch of DNA ACGGTCCGGGCGCAGGGGGGAATGCGCGACATAGAAGAGGTCGGAGCCGTGTTCTCCGCCCGAAGCCAGCCCCATGCCGGAAACCAGGAGCACGGAGGCGTCGCCGGTCATCCCGGCCGGAAGCCGGACGGCAGCCCCGGGGGGGAGCCCGTACCCGGCGCGCTGCAGCTCCCGCTCGATCAGGTGGATCCCCCGGCGGAGGTTTCGCCGCATTTCCTCGAGACCCCCCTGCCGTGCGAAGACTCTCTGCTGGAGGAGGAGGAGGCCGAAGACCCCCGTCATCACCACGGAAAAGATCGCGAGGGCGACCAGGATCTCGATCAGGGTGAATCCATCCCGTCCTCCGCGCGGAGGAGCTCCGGATGCCGCCGTCACGACAGATCCCCCCGGTGCGTCGCCAGGTGTATCGAGTGCCACGCCCCCTTCTCATCCTTCCAGCAGGACCAGACCGAAATGGTCTTCAGCGATGGGGTCGTCCCGGAGACGGCCCACACCCGATAGATGCGGATCCCGTTCCCGGACAGGATCGAGGAGACGCCGGGAGTTGTAGGAAGCGCCGGATACTCCGGCTTCCCCTCGTCGCCGATCCCGGGCGAGGTGACGATCTCCCCGAATGGGATCCCCCGGAAGATCTCCAGCTGGTCCTGCGCGTACCGGGCCGCCGTGGTGGAGAGGCCGACGGACGCGGTTCCCCGCACCGCCGTGATCTGGAGCATGGCGATCCCCATCAATCCGACGGAGAGAATGGTCAGCGCGATCAGCACTTCCAGCAGCGTAAGGCCGCATCTTCGGGACACGGGACCCTCCCGGAACAGATCCGGGGCAAGATCCATACCGGGAGGAAACGGGGGAAACCCTGCGGAAAATCAACTCCCTGCGAGGGGGTCACCCCGGAAACGGGGAAAAAGAGTTAATGCGGATGAAATTTTTTTATGACGGAGCGCTCGAGGGGGGGGCGGGCGATTTCCGGATTTCCGCAAGGATCTTCGGAAGCGCGGTGCCCGCGCTCTCCCGGAGGTGGGTGTCCGAAAGCGACCGGGTCAGGACCGTTTCCTCCGGGTTGACCTCGATGATGAACGCTCCCTGCCTGCGCGCAAGGAGCGGGATGTCGCAGGCGGGGCTCACCTCGGCGGAGGTTCCCACCACCAAAAGAACCGCGGCCGATTCCGCTTCGCTTTCGGCCATCTCCATCGCGGCGCGGGGGATCTGCTCCCCGAAAAAGACGATGTCGGGCTTGAGGATCGTCCCGCACCCGCACCGGGGGGGGATCCCCTCCAGGACCTTCTCGCGGGTCGGGTAGCGGTTCGGGCAGGAGAGGCAGACCAGCTCCCGGGCGCTTCCGTGGAACTCGATCACCCCGCGGGAACCGGCCGCCTGGTGCAGCCCGTCCACGTTCTGGGTGATGACCGACCGCAGCAGCCCCCGCGACTCCAGCTCGGCGATCCCCCGGTGCGCCGGATTCGGGGCCGCCCGCTCGAGGATCTCCAGC from Deltaproteobacteria bacterium GWC2_65_14 encodes:
- a CDS encoding RNA polymerase subunit sigma; the protein is MREAARAIAARGNCVALTGAGISVESGIPAFRGAQGMWDRFDPMEYATIGAFRRDPGKVWRMLAEMLEILERAAPNPAHRGIAELESRGLLRSVITQNVDGLHQAAGSRGVIEFHGSARELVCLSCPNRYPTREKVLEGIPPRCGCGTILKPDIVFFGEQIPRAAMEMAESEAESAAVLLVVGTSAEVSPACDIPLLARRQGAFIIEVNPEETVLTRSLSDTHLRESAGTALPKILAEIRKSPAPPSSAPS